A window of Cohnella herbarum contains these coding sequences:
- a CDS encoding DUF1349 domain-containing protein, with translation MSSSSIPWSKGRWTTEPIAAKDEGGILKVAAKHGSDYWEKTLYEFEHRDGHALLADWEDDRAIEVGFRLDSLTELYDQAGLMLWQGQQQWIKAGIELNDGIPHLAVVVTDGYSDWSLAPVPEWVGQEVTIRASRMKDAVIIRARSHSEGWRTVRVARYPYATGNQAGPFLCAPTRDGLEVAFTRWVRTAPDAELHADPPTED, from the coding sequence ATGAGTTCTTCAAGCATTCCATGGAGCAAGGGAAGATGGACGACGGAGCCGATCGCGGCGAAAGACGAAGGCGGAATTCTGAAAGTCGCGGCCAAACACGGGAGCGATTATTGGGAGAAAACGCTCTACGAGTTCGAGCATAGGGATGGACATGCGCTGCTTGCCGATTGGGAGGATGATCGGGCGATCGAAGTCGGCTTCAGGCTCGATTCCCTTACCGAATTGTACGATCAAGCCGGGCTGATGCTATGGCAAGGTCAGCAACAGTGGATTAAGGCCGGAATCGAGCTGAACGACGGTATTCCCCACCTGGCCGTCGTCGTGACGGACGGTTATTCGGATTGGTCGCTTGCGCCGGTACCTGAATGGGTAGGCCAAGAAGTGACGATTCGCGCTTCTCGCATGAAGGACGCGGTCATTATTCGGGCCCGATCGCATTCCGAAGGTTGGCGCACGGTTCGGGTGGCGCGTTATCCGTATGCGACCGGCAATCAGGCCGGACCTTTCCTGTGCGCGCCGACCAGAGACGGATTGGAGGTCGCGTTTACCCGTTGGGTACGGACCGCTCCCGATGCCGAGCTGCACGCAGATCCTCCTACGGAGGATTAA
- a CDS encoding sensor histidine kinase — MRWLPFKRVPTSGFNIFQKLLVSFLLAILPILLVSMLINRSGESSVSKEITNSLKSNARFYLSSFELEMERVIRMKQQYILDNEVQDLMMFHMIYSDADFVYSIQDIERRLQQFQASSLFVQELKLYIPDLGTTIHNHIVNKELPAEEVRALERLYESGKRIYPLGDRLILGERYPKPGPNEMSAKLWLEVVLSRANMERSLREVATYNGGESLIVDHSGAWSLGSLPRQDMPLHELLSMLQLGKDAKEPQRGIGRFMIGDKPYIYAYESSELLDASLVVYVPENSFLGPIKWYKQLYLLLAVTSLLVMVIFSTWIYKLVHQPMYRLTGAFRRLEKGDFNALLTYDRKDEFNYLYQQFNKMSGRLQQLIKDVFEQELRLNRAELKQLQAQINPHFLYNILFLLNRIIQLDDMDNAKKLTQHLGQFFRFITRNKEDEVRLSEEMAHIEAYIGIQKLRFGSKLSVALHPLPAEVESLEVPRLILQPIVENAFEYGLEDHLNIGVLKIDSELDEGHLLIHIRDNGNGLTDERLAELDAMMTETKRDIETTGMVNIHRRLQLKFGESSGLSVGRSELGGLQVTIRLPFARS; from the coding sequence ATGAGATGGCTGCCTTTCAAGCGGGTGCCGACATCGGGTTTCAACATTTTTCAGAAGCTGCTTGTATCTTTTCTTCTGGCTATCCTTCCGATCTTGCTCGTCAGCATGCTGATCAATCGGTCGGGAGAGTCCTCCGTGTCGAAGGAGATTACCAATTCGCTGAAATCGAACGCCCGCTTCTACTTAAGCTCCTTCGAGCTGGAGATGGAGCGGGTTATTCGAATGAAGCAGCAGTACATTCTGGACAACGAAGTCCAGGACTTGATGATGTTCCACATGATCTATTCGGATGCCGACTTCGTCTATTCGATTCAGGACATCGAGCGGAGATTGCAACAGTTTCAAGCCTCCAGCTTGTTCGTGCAAGAATTGAAGCTATACATCCCCGACTTGGGCACGACGATCCATAATCATATCGTCAACAAAGAGCTGCCCGCGGAAGAAGTGCGGGCGCTCGAACGGCTATACGAATCGGGCAAGCGAATCTATCCGCTCGGAGACCGGCTCATCCTCGGGGAGAGATACCCGAAGCCGGGACCTAACGAAATGTCGGCCAAACTCTGGCTCGAGGTTGTCCTCTCCAGGGCGAATATGGAGCGGTCCTTAAGGGAAGTAGCCACGTATAACGGCGGAGAATCGTTGATCGTCGACCATTCGGGCGCATGGTCTCTGGGTTCTCTGCCGAGGCAGGATATGCCCTTACACGAGTTGCTTTCAATGCTTCAGCTGGGCAAGGACGCGAAAGAGCCTCAACGCGGAATCGGCAGGTTCATGATCGGAGACAAGCCCTACATTTACGCTTACGAATCTTCCGAGCTGCTGGACGCTTCGTTGGTCGTCTACGTACCGGAGAACAGCTTCCTCGGTCCGATCAAATGGTATAAGCAGCTTTACTTGTTGCTAGCCGTTACTTCGCTCCTGGTCATGGTGATCTTCTCCACCTGGATCTACAAGCTGGTCCATCAACCGATGTACAGATTAACCGGGGCTTTCCGACGGCTGGAGAAGGGCGATTTCAACGCCTTGCTGACCTACGATCGCAAGGACGAGTTCAACTACTTATATCAGCAATTCAACAAGATGTCGGGCAGGCTGCAGCAGTTGATTAAGGACGTCTTCGAACAGGAGCTGCGGCTCAACCGGGCGGAGCTGAAGCAACTGCAAGCGCAAATCAATCCCCACTTCCTCTATAACATCCTGTTTCTGTTGAATCGGATCATCCAGTTGGACGATATGGACAACGCGAAGAAGCTGACTCAGCATTTAGGCCAGTTTTTCCGCTTTATTACGCGCAACAAGGAGGATGAAGTTCGCCTCAGCGAAGAGATGGCGCATATCGAGGCCTATATCGGCATTCAGAAGTTACGGTTCGGCAGTAAGTTGTCGGTGGCCCTTCATCCGCTTCCCGCCGAAGTCGAGAGCTTGGAAGTGCCGAGGCTGATCTTGCAGCCGATCGTGGAGAACGCGTTCGAATACGGGTTGGAAGATCATCTGAACATAGGAGTATTGAAAATAGATTCAGAGCTGGACGAGGGCCATCTCCTGATCCATATCAGGGATAACGGCAACGGCTTAACCGACGAGAGGCTCGCGGAGCTCGACGCGATGATGACGGAAACGAAGCGGGACATCGAGACGACGGGGATGGTCAATATCCACCGCCGGCTTCAGCTTAAATTCGGCGAATCGTCCGGCTTATCGGTCGGAAGAAGCGAGCTTGGGGGACTTCAAGTTACGATTCGACTGCCGTTCGCAAGAAGCTAA
- a CDS encoding family 16 glycosylhydrolase — protein sequence MKRFYLTENRFKRKAFSLFLALAIMASVGLLPTSMIQTAKAAGTTVTSMAYFSAADGPVISKSGVGQASYGFVMPIFNGGAATWNDVSDDVGVKVKVGGNWVDIDSAGGYVYNQNWGHWSDGGANGYWFTLSATTEIQLYSKANGATTLNYTLVFQNINKTTITAMTPTQGPQLTAGFTGGSGFTYPIFNNNPAITYEAVADDLKVYVKPVNSSSWIDINNNAASGWIYDSNFGQFTDGGGGYWFTVTESIHVKLESKTSPANIVYTITFNPPIRNSYVITPYDGTTYTADAKGAIGIPLPKIDGGPPIGTELGKFVYEINVNGQWVAMSDSGQSGFVYAGNGYNNMSDANQWGYWADYIYGLWFQPIQVNMQIRIGYPLNGQTGGSVGNNYVTYSFIGNPNAPRPDVTDHEDIAIGTPSDPAIAGMNLAWQDEFSGTALDTNKWNYEQGYYIGNDPNSWGWGNAELQHYTNSSQNVFVQDGKLNIKALNDPRSFPQDPSRYAQYSSGKINTKDHLSFQYGRVDIRAKLPTGNGVWPALWMLPEDSVYGAWAASGEIDIMEAKGRLPGTTSGAVHFGGQWPVNRYIAGEYHFPQGQTFANDYHVYSMIWEEDDIKWYVDGKFFFKVAREQWYSVAAPNNPNAPFDQPFYIIMNLAIGGHFDGGRTPDPADIPATMLVDYVRVYNEGSVNPGNVSVTGVTLNQTAAQVEVGQSVQLNASVAPANATNKQVTWSVSGTGVASVNQNGLVTGLAPGTATVTATTVDGNKTAVSAITVVPASPTVIIIGDTVRGLKKTGDNLLFYVNGATFADLHYKINNGVQLNVAMTSTGNGNYTYPVNNVQNGDTIQYFFTYNPGQGALDTPWQTYVHGVTQGTPE from the coding sequence ATGAAACGATTTTACCTTACGGAGAATCGGTTTAAGCGGAAGGCATTCAGTTTGTTCTTGGCGTTAGCGATAATGGCTAGCGTCGGTCTATTGCCAACTTCGATGATTCAGACAGCCAAGGCAGCAGGCACCACCGTTACCTCGATGGCTTACTTCTCGGCGGCAGACGGGCCTGTCATCTCCAAATCGGGTGTCGGGCAAGCCAGCTACGGATTCGTCATGCCGATTTTCAACGGAGGCGCCGCGACTTGGAACGATGTTTCCGATGACGTGGGCGTTAAAGTGAAAGTCGGCGGCAACTGGGTCGATATCGACAGCGCCGGGGGCTACGTCTATAACCAGAACTGGGGACACTGGAGCGACGGCGGCGCGAACGGCTATTGGTTCACACTCTCCGCAACGACCGAGATTCAGCTGTACTCCAAGGCTAACGGGGCTACGACGCTTAATTACACGCTTGTCTTTCAGAACATTAACAAAACAACCATCACGGCTATGACGCCTACGCAAGGGCCGCAGCTTACGGCAGGATTTACAGGCGGCTCAGGCTTTACTTATCCTATTTTCAACAACAATCCGGCCATCACCTACGAAGCCGTCGCCGACGACTTGAAGGTGTACGTCAAACCCGTAAACAGCAGCTCATGGATCGATATTAACAACAATGCAGCCAGCGGCTGGATCTATGACAGCAACTTCGGGCAATTCACCGATGGAGGCGGCGGCTACTGGTTTACCGTAACGGAATCAATCCACGTCAAATTAGAATCGAAAACCTCTCCGGCTAATATCGTGTATACGATCACCTTCAATCCACCCATCAGAAATTCGTACGTCATTACTCCCTATGACGGAACGACCTATACGGCAGATGCGAAAGGCGCCATCGGCATACCGCTGCCTAAGATCGACGGGGGTCCGCCAATAGGCACCGAACTTGGAAAGTTCGTCTACGAGATTAACGTCAACGGGCAATGGGTCGCGATGAGCGATTCCGGCCAGAGCGGATTCGTATACGCGGGCAATGGCTACAACAACATGTCCGATGCCAATCAGTGGGGGTATTGGGCCGATTACATCTACGGGCTGTGGTTCCAGCCTATCCAGGTAAATATGCAGATCCGCATCGGCTACCCCTTGAACGGGCAGACGGGCGGAAGCGTCGGCAACAATTACGTCACCTATTCCTTTATCGGCAATCCTAATGCTCCGCGTCCGGACGTAACCGATCATGAGGACATTGCCATCGGAACGCCAAGCGACCCGGCCATAGCGGGCATGAATCTCGCTTGGCAGGATGAATTTAGCGGGACCGCGCTCGATACGAACAAATGGAACTATGAACAGGGCTATTACATCGGTAACGATCCGAATAGCTGGGGATGGGGGAACGCGGAGCTGCAGCACTATACGAACAGCTCACAGAACGTATTCGTGCAGGACGGGAAACTGAATATTAAGGCGTTGAACGATCCAAGATCCTTCCCGCAAGATCCAAGCCGTTATGCGCAATACTCCTCCGGCAAGATTAACACCAAGGATCATCTGTCCTTCCAGTACGGAAGAGTAGACATCCGCGCCAAGCTGCCAACAGGCAATGGCGTCTGGCCGGCGCTCTGGATGCTTCCGGAAGATTCGGTTTACGGCGCATGGGCGGCATCCGGCGAGATCGATATTATGGAAGCGAAAGGACGGTTGCCCGGCACGACGAGCGGTGCCGTACACTTCGGCGGTCAATGGCCGGTGAACAGATATATCGCCGGCGAATATCATTTCCCGCAGGGGCAAACCTTCGCAAACGATTACCACGTGTACTCCATGATCTGGGAAGAAGACGATATCAAGTGGTACGTGGACGGCAAGTTCTTCTTCAAAGTCGCCAGAGAGCAATGGTATTCCGTAGCCGCACCGAACAATCCGAACGCGCCTTTCGATCAGCCATTCTACATCATTATGAATCTAGCGATCGGCGGACACTTCGACGGCGGCCGGACTCCGGATCCCGCCGATATCCCCGCAACGATGCTGGTGGATTATGTGCGCGTCTATAATGAAGGCAGCGTGAATCCAGGTAACGTATCGGTTACCGGCGTTACTTTGAATCAGACCGCTGCGCAAGTGGAAGTCGGACAGAGCGTGCAGTTAAATGCCAGCGTGGCACCGGCTAATGCAACGAATAAGCAGGTCACTTGGAGCGTTTCGGGCACCGGGGTTGCATCCGTGAATCAGAACGGTCTAGTGACGGGACTCGCTCCGGGCACGGCAACCGTGACGGCAACGACGGTCGACGGCAACAAAACCGCCGTCTCCGCCATAACGGTCGTGCCGGCGTCGCCTACCGTTATCATCATCGGCGACACGGTGCGGGGCCTGAAGAAGACGGGCGATAACTTGCTGTTCTATGTCAATGGCGCAACCTTCGCCGATCTACACTATAAGATAAATAACGGCGTCCAGCTCAACGTGGCCATGACCTCGACAGGTAACGGTAACTATACCTACCCCGTCAATAATGTGCAAAATGGGGATACCATCCAGTATTTCTTCACCTATAATCCGGGTCAGGGGGCATTGGATACGCCTTGGCAGACTTATGTTCATGGGGTAACCCAAGGGACTCCGGAGTAA
- a CDS encoding MFS transporter, with protein sequence MVYMPNVWKLFAVRFFFNLIPAYVIERLYWEERGMTIQMVVYAEIIFAITIVLLEVPTGIIADKWGRKRMIVLSALMGCCEFLILVFATEFWHFALVVILAAIGSSASSGAENALLYDSLLAAGKEKSFEKYLGRLNALDIVSIIIAALCGSLLASRWGYDLNYWISLVSMVVALVLTLTLVEPAVSGDSEDDSSIPMRAYVAASIRFFRDNPGVRIVVLSGMVMGAAINFIDEFWQTYLDRLGIPVLYFGLFSAAIFLLRLPGNLLAHFLKNLFSYRSLLLGALAVFAAGFIYVSVVKDYSGLAAIGLICLFAGLIEPLAGGYLHHRTDSSMRATIGSFQSLGENAVLSATGIGFGYFSVQMDIFGGFGFIAVVCFAFLVYFASASKKVV encoded by the coding sequence ATGGTTTATATGCCGAATGTATGGAAATTGTTCGCTGTCCGCTTCTTTTTCAATTTGATCCCTGCTTATGTCATTGAGAGGTTGTATTGGGAAGAGAGAGGCATGACTATCCAGATGGTCGTGTACGCGGAGATTATTTTTGCGATTACGATTGTTTTGCTTGAAGTGCCTACCGGAATCATCGCCGACAAATGGGGCCGGAAACGAATGATCGTATTATCTGCTTTAATGGGATGCTGCGAGTTTCTGATCTTAGTGTTCGCCACGGAATTCTGGCACTTCGCGCTTGTCGTTATTCTGGCGGCGATTGGCAGCTCCGCGAGCAGCGGGGCGGAAAATGCCTTGCTGTATGATTCCTTATTGGCCGCCGGTAAGGAAAAGTCGTTCGAGAAGTACTTGGGCCGTTTAAATGCGCTCGATATCGTCTCTATAATCATTGCCGCTCTATGCGGGAGTTTATTGGCTAGTCGCTGGGGATACGATCTAAACTATTGGATTTCTCTGGTTAGCATGGTTGTGGCCCTGGTCCTAACGCTTACGTTGGTTGAACCCGCAGTGAGCGGCGATAGCGAGGATGACTCCTCCATTCCGATGCGTGCCTATGTTGCGGCTTCCATACGCTTCTTTCGAGACAACCCGGGGGTGCGTATTGTAGTATTATCGGGAATGGTGATGGGGGCAGCCATAAATTTCATCGACGAATTCTGGCAGACCTACTTGGACAGGTTAGGAATTCCGGTCCTCTATTTCGGGTTGTTCTCGGCCGCGATCTTCCTGCTCAGACTGCCGGGCAATCTTCTTGCGCACTTCCTGAAAAACCTGTTCAGCTACAGAAGCTTGCTGTTAGGCGCTCTGGCCGTATTCGCTGCAGGCTTTATTTACGTCTCTGTCGTGAAAGACTACAGCGGTTTGGCGGCGATAGGTCTTATCTGTCTGTTCGCGGGCCTGATCGAACCGCTGGCTGGCGGGTATTTGCATCACCGAACGGATTCCTCCATGAGGGCGACCATCGGTTCTTTCCAGTCCTTAGGGGAAAATGCGGTTCTTAGCGCTACGGGAATAGGGTTTGGTTATTTCTCCGTCCAAATGGATATTTTCGGAGGATTCGGATTCATTGCGGTCGTTTGCTTCGCGTTCTTGGTTTATTTTGCATCCGCATCCAAGAAGGTTGTTTAA
- a CDS encoding response regulator transcription factor, translated as MINILIVDDQKHIRDGLQAMLSQFPIELNTLYSAASGIEALQLIRQHGIQLVITDIRMPDMDGLALMAQTKEERIKVEYLIISGYSDFAYAQKAIALGAKGYLLKPIKREDLQASVEHVWQEIQTRQALSRNMEQISRLARETDRKELCMFMQGAANEEAWILHTERQNPALWSNYRLCLLREERWINQPGASSTHSMESIAYRVYGKQGCLFLQRSPFLIMAVDAAVDTEALPAALKAEQIDAIAAMTGRKQGLKELPGSYTQVMELYRHSYLFPDKRCILQAHIERLEQQWQLPHEELYALFQLIGTNNSGKITQGISMIFHKDVLQRYHIGYTQQLCRAVVQMLEEYERVIRPYMGEEALDMDCLRNLFDYPGIRDYIQALQQQLLRLNHFYYEYKCSYRNKQDLNEAIRYIHESYHKPLDLAMVSNHVSLNYAYFSNLFKKNVGKGFAEYLRDVRLDKARKLLAETEHKIVEVAGMVGYDSYKSFTRAFRDVMNMQPTEYRQRMRQKVESERHYQESKR; from the coding sequence ATGATCAATATTTTGATTGTGGACGATCAGAAGCACATACGCGATGGACTGCAAGCCATGCTAAGCCAATTTCCTATAGAGCTTAATACCCTATACAGCGCAGCTAGCGGAATCGAGGCGCTGCAACTCATACGGCAGCACGGCATTCAGCTCGTCATTACCGATATTAGGATGCCGGATATGGATGGACTGGCGCTTATGGCGCAAACCAAAGAGGAGCGCATCAAGGTCGAATACCTCATTATTAGCGGTTATAGCGATTTTGCTTATGCCCAGAAAGCGATAGCCCTTGGGGCGAAGGGGTACTTGCTGAAGCCGATTAAGAGGGAGGATCTGCAAGCCTCGGTGGAGCATGTATGGCAGGAAATCCAAACGCGTCAAGCGCTCTCGCGCAATATGGAGCAAATTTCCCGCCTCGCCCGGGAGACGGATCGCAAAGAGCTGTGCATGTTCATGCAAGGCGCGGCGAACGAAGAGGCGTGGATCCTTCACACCGAGCGGCAAAATCCGGCGCTGTGGAGCAACTACCGTCTGTGCCTGTTGCGGGAGGAACGATGGATTAACCAGCCGGGAGCGAGCAGTACCCATAGCATGGAATCCATTGCCTACCGCGTATACGGCAAACAGGGATGCCTATTCCTTCAGCGCAGCCCTTTCCTGATCATGGCGGTTGATGCGGCCGTGGATACGGAGGCGTTGCCTGCCGCTCTTAAGGCAGAACAGATCGATGCCATCGCGGCGATGACGGGCCGGAAGCAAGGATTGAAGGAGCTACCCGGCAGTTATACGCAAGTCATGGAGCTATACCGTCACAGTTACTTGTTTCCGGATAAGCGTTGCATTTTGCAGGCGCATATTGAGCGGTTGGAGCAGCAGTGGCAGCTTCCCCACGAGGAGCTCTATGCCCTGTTCCAGTTAATCGGTACCAATAATAGCGGCAAAATAACGCAGGGGATCTCTATGATCTTCCACAAAGATGTGCTGCAACGCTATCACATCGGCTACACGCAGCAGCTATGCCGCGCCGTGGTGCAGATGCTGGAGGAATATGAGCGAGTGATCCGCCCCTATATGGGAGAGGAAGCGCTGGATATGGATTGTTTACGCAACCTGTTCGACTACCCAGGCATTCGCGACTATATTCAGGCGCTGCAGCAGCAGTTGCTTCGGTTGAACCATTTTTATTACGAATACAAGTGCAGCTATCGCAACAAACAAGACTTGAACGAAGCCATCCGCTATATCCACGAAAGCTACCATAAGCCGTTGGACCTCGCGATGGTATCCAACCACGTGTCGCTGAATTATGCTTATTTTTCGAACCTGTTCAAGAAAAACGTAGGCAAAGGCTTCGCGGAATACTTGCGGGACGTTCGTCTGGATAAAGCCCGGAAACTGCTGGCCGAAACCGAGCATAAGATCGTCGAGGTCGCCGGCATGGTAGGGTATGATAGCTACAAAAGCTTTACGCGGGCCTTTCGGGACGTGATGAACATGCAACCGACGGAGTACCGTCAACGGATGCGACAGAAGGTCGAAAGCGAAAGGCACTATCAAGAGTCGAAACGATAG
- a CDS encoding response regulator, with protein sequence MYRLLIVDNEEYVVNGLVELFNPDKHPDLEATGVYSAAEALNVLMTTKMDIVITDIRMPGMTGLELQKIIAARWPYCKVIFLSGYDEFNYAQEAIRSGSVNYILKTETDDVIIGSVYQAIETIREEKEMMNVLEDAKKELKQALPALQREFLESLLIGDKQALQSLESQLEQLNIPLSQDKPVFVAVGKIDEWPADFSHYSRSLLLYAVQNISNEYLSLSTMHYSFIHDRFRIVWFIQSKAEPWIERLRNENMTMTAHFVYGTFECIQSSCLDLLHLPLSFAIGNHPVEWQELGGELEQLLGRVKSTVKKQLLYMEPDTLPEDDETNPVRSLQHEVFKHYEHLGYCLDHKNKEEFFRKLDFLILTGDKAKRSKQPMVCVQIASSVFSILYGYLEKLRIESLPDPIAEVKEGYDSGQLDPWERQREQLRTIAEYIFTEHVHAEESEENRIVQSIHAYLAANLGGDLSLKTMAFSIGHNPSYLSRLYKQKAGKGLSETIMELKLAKAKQLLAEPQYRIQDISQAVGFLSDHYFYRFFKKAMKLTPQEYREQLNVNGREPRK encoded by the coding sequence ATGTACCGATTATTGATCGTAGACAACGAAGAATACGTCGTTAACGGACTCGTGGAATTGTTCAATCCGGACAAACATCCGGACTTGGAAGCGACGGGAGTCTATTCCGCGGCGGAAGCGCTGAACGTCTTAATGACGACGAAGATGGATATCGTGATTACCGACATCCGGATGCCCGGCATGACGGGACTCGAGCTGCAGAAAATCATTGCCGCCAGATGGCCTTATTGCAAGGTCATCTTCCTGTCCGGCTATGACGAATTCAACTACGCGCAGGAAGCCATTCGAAGCGGTTCCGTGAACTATATCCTGAAGACCGAGACGGACGACGTCATTATCGGCTCGGTCTATCAAGCGATCGAGACAATCCGCGAAGAGAAAGAGATGATGAACGTCCTGGAGGACGCGAAGAAAGAGCTCAAGCAGGCATTGCCCGCGCTTCAACGGGAGTTTCTGGAAAGCCTGCTGATCGGCGATAAGCAAGCGCTCCAATCGCTGGAAAGTCAGCTGGAGCAGTTGAATATTCCTTTGTCCCAGGACAAGCCGGTATTCGTCGCCGTAGGCAAAATTGACGAGTGGCCCGCGGATTTCTCCCACTACTCCCGTTCGCTGCTGCTCTATGCGGTTCAGAATATTTCCAACGAATACTTGTCGCTGTCGACCATGCATTATTCCTTCATCCACGATCGCTTCCGGATCGTGTGGTTCATACAGTCGAAGGCGGAGCCATGGATCGAACGGCTGCGCAACGAGAACATGACGATGACTGCCCACTTCGTATACGGGACGTTCGAATGCATCCAATCCTCCTGCCTCGATCTCCTGCACCTTCCGTTATCCTTCGCGATCGGCAATCATCCCGTCGAATGGCAGGAGCTCGGCGGAGAGCTCGAGCAATTGCTCGGCCGAGTCAAATCGACTGTCAAGAAGCAGCTGCTGTACATGGAACCGGATACGTTGCCGGAAGACGACGAGACGAATCCGGTCCGCTCCCTTCAGCATGAAGTGTTCAAGCACTACGAGCATCTCGGCTATTGTTTGGATCACAAGAACAAGGAAGAGTTTTTCCGGAAGCTGGACTTCCTCATCCTCACCGGGGATAAAGCCAAACGTTCCAAGCAGCCGATGGTTTGCGTGCAGATCGCCAGCTCGGTCTTCTCCATCCTGTACGGTTATTTGGAGAAGCTACGCATCGAGAGCCTCCCGGATCCGATAGCAGAGGTCAAGGAAGGCTATGATTCGGGTCAGCTCGATCCTTGGGAACGGCAACGCGAGCAATTGCGGACGATCGCCGAATATATTTTCACAGAACACGTGCATGCCGAGGAAAGCGAAGAAAACCGGATCGTGCAGAGCATCCACGCTTATCTGGCGGCCAATCTGGGGGGAGACCTGTCTCTGAAGACGATGGCCTTCTCCATCGGGCATAACCCGTCCTATTTGTCGCGGCTGTATAAGCAGAAGGCGGGGAAGGGCTTATCCGAGACGATCATGGAATTGAAGCTGGCTAAGGCGAAGCAATTGCTCGCGGAACCGCAATACCGGATTCAGGATATCTCCCAAGCGGTCGGCTTCCTCTCCGATCATTATTTCTACCGTTTTTTCAAAAAAGCGATGAAGCTCACTCCCCAAGAGTACCGGGAACAGTTGAATGTAAACGGAAGAGAGCCGCGCAAGTAA